A region of Eschrichtius robustus isolate mEscRob2 chromosome 19, mEscRob2.pri, whole genome shotgun sequence DNA encodes the following proteins:
- the LOC137752594 gene encoding LOW QUALITY PROTEIN: zinc finger and SCAN domain-containing protein 18-like (The sequence of the model RefSeq protein was modified relative to this genomic sequence to represent the inferred CDS: substituted 2 bases at 2 genomic stop codons) has product MFGKMLPLGKAFATPRNSPTPLELPTLESTAGDQXEGPKTNPGRAPADLEFSCLHFWNFVYQEVARSHQALARLRDLCXEWLQPEVHSKEHMMELLVMEQFLGILLHKLQPRVVAEQPKSCKKAASLVEDLTKALAEPGGPARASEDLEPSKTQAPPRPVSDQPALGLCECHEYYF; this is encoded by the exons ATGTTTGGAAAGATGCTGCCTTTGGGGAAAGCATTTGCCACCCCCAGGAACTCCCCAACTCCCCTGGAATTGCCCACACTGGAGTCAACAGCTGGGGACCAGTAGGAGGGGCCCAAGACCAACCCTGGAAGGGCTCCTGCTGACCTCGAGTTCTCCTGCCTCCACTTCTGGAACTTTGTCTACCAGGAGGTGGCTCGGTCCCACCAGGCCCTGGCCCGGCTCCGGGACCTGTGTTGAGAGTGGCTGCAGCCTGAGGTGCACTCCAAGGAACACATGATGGAGCTGCTGGTGATGGAGCAGTTCTTGGGCATCCTACTCCACAAGCTCCAGCCCAGGGTGGTGGCAGAGCAGCCCAAGAGCTGCAAGAAGGCAGCCTCCCTGGTGGAGGACCTCACCAAGGCCCTGGCGGAGCCAG GTGGGCCGGCGAGAGCCAGCGAAGACCTGGAACCCAGTAAGACCCAGGCACCCCCGAGACCTGTGAGTGACCAACCAGCTCTTGG GCTCTGTGAATGTCAcgagtattatttttaa
- the ZNF135 gene encoding zinc finger protein 135, translating into MTAGLLTARDPEQVTFEDVVVEFTWEEWGQLEPAQRTLYRDVMLETFGLLASVGHWLPKPDVISLLEHEVELWVVDKGAPRGVCTDFETRQTKLSTVKQDITEEIPNNALVERFLWESLWNSKGENAEGHWEQGRKRPDSHVVQTAFMPVKTPTQEQQQGNGFGENLSLRPDLPTQPMTPKRQGPPMWGTHGKRENPDSDTQQKTCTKEKPYRCQECGKAFSHSSALIEHHRTHTGERPYECHECGKGFRNSSALTKHQRIHTGEKPYKCTQCGRTFNQIAPLIQHQRTHTGEKPYECSECGKSFSFRSSFSQHERTHTGEKPYTCSQCGKAFRQSIHLTQHLRIHTGEKPYQCGECGKAFSHSSSLTKHQRIHTGEKPYECQSCGKAFTQITPLIQHQRTHTGERPYECSECGKAFSQSTLLTEHRRIHTGEKPYGCNECGKTFSHSSSLSQHERTHTGEKPYSCSQCGKAFRQSTHLTQHQRIHTGEKPYECSECGKAFSHSSSLTKHQRIHTGEKPYECNECGRAFSQLAPLIQHQRIHTGEKPYECNKCGRAFSQSSLLIEHQRIHTKEKPYGCNECGKSFSHSSSLSQHERTHTGEKPYECQDCGKSFRQSTHLTQHRRIHTGEKPYECRDCGKAFTHSSSLTKHQRTHAG; encoded by the exons ATGACCGCCGGGCTCCTCACTGCCAGGGACCCG GAGCAAGTGACTTTTGAGGACGTGGTCGTGGAGTTCACCTGGGAGGAGTGGGGGCAGCTGGAGCCGGCCCAGAGGACCCTGTACCGAGATGTGATGCTGGAGACCTTTGGGCTCCTTGCCTCTGTGG GACACTGGCTCCCAAAGCCGGACGTCATCTCCCTGCTGGAGCACGAGGTGGAGCTGTGGGTGGTGGACAAGGGAGCCCCCCGAGGTGTGTGCACAG aCTTTGAAACTAGACAGACCAAACTATCAACTGTGAAGCAAGACATAACTGAAGAAATACCCAATAATGCCCTGGTAGAAAGGTTCCTGTGGGAAAGTCTGTGGAACTCCAAGGGTGAAAATGCTGAGGGCCACTGGGAACAGGGTCGCAAGAGGCCAGACAGCCATGTGGTGCAGACTGCCTTCATGCCTGTGAAGACACCCACTCAGGAGCAGCAGCAGGGGAATGGGTTTGGGGAAAACTTGAGTCTGAGGCCTGATCTCCCAACTCAACCAATGACTCCTAAAAGGCAAGGCCCCCCCATGTGGGGAACACATGGAAAGAGGGAGAATCCGGACTCAGATACTCAACAGAAAACCTGTACAAAAGAGAAGCCCTACAGATGTCAGGAATGTGGAAAGGCCTTTAGTCACAGCTCAGCACTCATCGAACACCACCGAACACACACGGGAGAGAGACCTTACGAATGTCACGAATGTGGAAAAGGCTTCCGAAACAGCTCAGCGCTTACCAAACACCAGAGAATCCACACTGGTGAGAAGCCTTATAAGTGCACTCAGTGCGGGAGGACCTTCAACCAAATTGCCCCACTGATCCAGCACCAGAGAACTCATACAGGTGAGAAGCCCTacgagtgcagtgaatgtggaaaaTCCTTCAGTTTTAGGTCCTCCTTCAGCCAACATGAGCGGACGCACACAGGTGAGAAGCCCTACACGTGCAGTCAGTGCGGGAAGGCCTTCCGGCAGAGCATCCACCTCACCCAGCACCTGCGAATCCACACTGGGGAGAAGCCCTACCAGTGTGGAGAATGCGGCAAGGCCTTCAGCCACAGCTCGTCCCTGACCAAACACCAGCGGATCCACACGGGGGAGAAGCCCTACGAGTGCCAGTCATGTGGAAAAGCCTTCACCCAGATCACACCACTGATTCAGCATCAGAGGACACACACAGGCGAGCGGCCCTACGAGTGCAGCGAGTGCGGGAAGGCCTTCAGCCAGAGCACGCTCTTGACCGAGCATCGGAGGATCCACACAGGAGAGAAGCCCTACGGGTGCAACGAGTGTGGGAAAACCTTCAGTCACAGCTCGTCGCTTAGCCAGCACGAGCGGACGCACACGGGTGAGAAGCCCTACTCGTGCAGTCAGTGCGGGAAGGCCTTCCGGCAGAGCACACACCTCACTCAGCACCAGAGAATCCACACCGGGGAGAAGCCCTATGAGTGTAGCGAGTGCGGGAAGGCCTTCAGCCACAGCTCGTCCCTGACCAAACACCAGCGGATCCACACCGGGGAGAAGCCCTACGAGTGTAACGAGTGTGGCAGAGCCTTCAGCCAGCTTGCTCCACTCATTCAACACCAGAGGATCCACACGGGAGAGAAGCCCTACGAGTGTAACAAGTGTGGCAGGGCCTTCAGCCAGAGCTCCCTCCTCATAGAACACCAGAGGATTCACACCAAGGAGAAACCCTATGGGTGCAATGAATGTGGAAAATCCTTCAGCCACAGCTCATCGCTCAGCCAGCACGAGAGGACACACACTGGGGAAAAGCCCTACGAGTGCCAGGATTGCGGAAAATCCTTCAGGCAGAGCACCCACCTCACTCAGCACCGGAGGATCCACACAGGAGAGAAGCCATATGAGTGCAGGgactgtgggaaagccttcacaCACAGCTCCTCCCTTACCAAGCACCAGAGAACTCATGCTGGGTAG